In Pueribacillus theae, the DNA window AAAGGAAACTTCGCGGGAGCATCAAAAATGATCATCCCAAGTAAGTAGCTCACGGCAAAATAAATGGCGAAAAACAGCACAATGGTCCCAATCGTTACAATAAATTTAGCAAACAAAATTTCCTGGTAAGAATACGAACGGATCAATACCATTCGCAGTTGCCCTGTCCGATACTCCTCCGTAACGGAAAAAGCAATTAAAATCAGGATAATGCCTTGAAAAACAGTGATCAGCATTTCGGAAAGACCTAAGATTGGAAAGTTCCATGCGACTGCATACTGTGGCAAGTCTGTTGAAAGTGCCTGGTTTTGCGTGTGTAAGTATTTAGCCGCACCAAGGAGAACGAGTGGAACACTGAAGAATAGAAGCCACGTCGTTTTTCTTTTCCATAATCTTTCCCATTCACTCTGCACTAATTGTTTCATTGTGACACCAACTCGATAAAGGCATCTTCTAGGCTTTCATGCTGATTGGCAAGATCTTCTTTCTTGCCATTCCAAAGCAACTTACCATCACGAATCACAATAATTTGTTCGCATACCTTCTGTATTTCATCAAGTAAATGACTCGAAATAAGCATCGTTATCCCATACTTTTGATTCAACTTCATAATCAGCTCTCTTAATTCCCGAATCCCCATAGGATCTAATCCATTTGCCGGTTCATCGAGGATCAAAAATGACGGTTTCCCTAGTAGTGCTTGAGCAATGCCCAGCCGCTGCTTCATCCCAAGCGAATAGGTCCGAACCTTATCATCCGCTCGATTCTCTAAGCCAACAATTCGAAGAACTTCCGTA includes these proteins:
- a CDS encoding ABC transporter permease translates to MKQLVQSEWERLWKRKTTWLLFFSVPLVLLGAAKYLHTQNQALSTDLPQYAVAWNFPILGLSEMLITVFQGIILILIAFSVTEEYRTGQLRMVLIRSYSYQEILFAKFIVTIGTIVLFFAIYFAVSYLLGMIIFDAPAKFPLFYHQELATWADGLLYNVKFYGIAMFTVLAIVSILFFIGVVSHTTTTMIGTSIGYLLFSFAYPNVLSIMKPLLGDTLYMKLFFTSIPMIQWQGITAMLAEHPKWTGWIIFVISMTIIIFNVLTFLIVKKKDSYI
- a CDS encoding ABC transporter ATP-binding protein; this encodes MENQMLSVRNVTKKVKGRHLLDSVSFGIEQGTICGLLGPNGAGKTTLIRLLTGLIQPTKGEIEVNGIRLTANRKQALRNVGAIVESPIFFPYMSGKENLRNLARLYPDLSKTEQKERVTEVLRIVGLENRADDKVRTYSLGMKQRLGIAQALLGKPSFLILDEPANGLDPMGIRELRELIMKLNQKYGITMLISSHLLDEIQKVCEQIIVIRDGKLLWNGKKEDLANQHESLEDAFIELVSQ